Within the Catalinimonas niigatensis genome, the region GACTAAGCAATCGCCGGGCTTGTTTTAGGAGGAGGTAAAATCACAATTAGCCACAGTACATAACCTAAAACACCAGGCTATGCTGTAAACCCTATGTGGCTATGGCTTGAGATTGCAGCATTAATTGCCTATTCAACCTTTTTGCCTGGCATTTCCTGTCCTGCCTGAAAGAGCGTCAGGCTTTTCACACTGTCTTCTTCCATCTGGAAAGTAACCTTGGCTTCAACTACCGTCAAAAAGAAAGAGGTATCATTTTCGGGATACATCTCAAACCTCTGTTGCCCGGTGGCCTGCCCGTATAACTGCCTGCCTTCTTTGGTAATGGTGATGTTGAATTCGGGTTGCAACGCATACACGCCTACATATTTTTCAAGCGTAGCTTCAGCAACTTCCACCGCATCACTTTCGCCTTGTATCTCCTTTAAGGATGAACCGGAGTCCAGTAAATGAAAGCCAATATCATCTGAATCTGTTGCCGCATTGGTAAGCAGGACAACTCCCTTACCAGCATCCTTTACAAAGCCGACAAAAGTACGGTATCCTCCAGTGCCGCCATTATGCCAGATGACATCCCCCTGCGTTCCTGGCTTGATATGCCATCCCATACCTACCGACATGCCATTGGCTTTGCTATGCCGGGGCTCATGCGACATTTCCATGGCTTTATCCAAGGGCGTATTGACATAACCCAGATTAGCGGAAATGAATTTGGCCATATCTGAAGAGGAACTTCTGATCCCTCCGGCACCGGCGAGGGTGGGGATATCCCAATTTTCCACCACCTCCTTGCCCGCGTGTCCTAATGCCAGATGATCTCTCATACTTTTGGTGAAATTGATCCGGGTGTCGTTCATCTCCAGGGGTTCGGCAATGGTCTGCACCATTAAATCTTCGTAAGTAGTATTTTGATGCTCCGCCAGCATATGTCCTAACAGTCCCTGGGCAAAGTTAGAATATTCGTATTCCGCTCCTACCGCCCGTACGGGTTCATAAGTGGAAACAAACGTATACATCTGCTCCACGCTATAGTCTGCATAGGGATTGTTGGGATTGGCAGGAGCGAAGTTATCCGGCATACGGGGCAGACCGGAAGTGTGATCGCTCAGATGACCGAAGGTAATGGCAGTACCACCCATAGTAGGAACGCTGATGCTATCCGGTAGGAGGGTGCTTATATCATCATCCAGCTTAATGTCTCCATCCAGCACCTGCTGCGCCAGTAGT harbors:
- a CDS encoding serine hydrolase, whose amino-acid sequence is MIIRGGIDSSTGYGMTYSDDPIWATKNWCGILLMKQAVKDQNNLYFITKPKKMKHYLNILSIFLIALIAFQCQESAEQTYEEGLPKEVVESIEKRIAEGMTPSIAIALIDSSGVQYFNFGKTAEGGKPVDENTIYEIGSISKVFTGILLAQQVLDGDIKLDDDISTLLPDSISVPTMGGTAITFGHLSDHTSGLPRMPDNFAPANPNNPYADYSVEQMYTFVSTYEPVRAVGAEYEYSNFAQGLLGHMLAEHQNTTYEDLMVQTIAEPLEMNDTRINFTKSMRDHLALGHAGKEVVENWDIPTLAGAGGIRSSSSDMAKFISANLGYVNTPLDKAMEMSHEPRHSKANGMSVGMGWHIKPGTQGDVIWHNGGTGGYRTFVGFVKDAGKGVVLLTNAATDSDDIGFHLLDSGSSLKEIQGESDAVEVAEATLEKYVGVYALQPEFNITITKEGRQLYGQATGQQRFEMYPENDTSFFLTVVEAKVTFQMEEDSVKSLTLFQAGQEMPGKKVE